A stretch of Aureispira sp. CCB-E DNA encodes these proteins:
- a CDS encoding T9SS type A sorting domain-containing protein produces MKYTIFISLLIYAHFGFTQTGPGGVGNSSNNGLWLKADAISIGNGAAVSTWLDASGNGNHANQITTSANPLYQSTSALNNMPVVRFDGLDDEMAVADADILDNSSGITFYVVLRPNNLDGSARGILGKRVSYTVSSNYAYTYFFYGSNRLNLDVETQNNRFDAGTTFSNATNYILGWDFDGTKAGATRSRIRNGSEIIRTATETSSSIQNSNQPMAIGALNVGYGTYLGADYAEIIQYNYYHNEIENILVNNYLSAKYNIPLATNDLYDEDDALNGNYDFDVAGIGQTAGGINHTEAQGAGIVRILNPSNLDNNEFLIWGHNNRTQEAVNSSDIPPTVQARFDREWRVSEVSTNGTAVDVGAIDLQFDLTSLGPITTSDLRLLIDTDNDGTFADETPIAGATALGAGIYEFAGVTAIANNLRFTIGTTNRTRTVLPIELLSFEAQPLENSYVELNWQTTQEINNDYFTVERSKDGHQWEKVVDVQGRGKASMTTNYFTKDYSPYKGTSYYRLKQTDFDEKASYSSVVAIRIDEVAMVNIYPNPTQGLVTVTGEGSVLNDITIFNAAGQDVTQLVAIQKQGERRIEIDITNLSDGLYFIKTATTVDKIYKNSTF; encoded by the coding sequence ATGAAATACACAATCTTTATCTCCCTGTTAATTTATGCACATTTTGGTTTCACTCAAACAGGTCCTGGTGGTGTCGGGAATTCTTCCAATAATGGCTTATGGTTAAAAGCGGATGCTATTTCTATAGGAAATGGAGCAGCTGTTTCAACTTGGCTAGATGCTTCTGGAAATGGCAACCATGCCAACCAAATTACAACTTCTGCAAATCCTTTATACCAATCTACAAGTGCCTTAAATAATATGCCTGTAGTTAGATTTGATGGGCTTGATGATGAAATGGCTGTTGCAGATGCAGATATATTGGATAATTCATCAGGAATAACATTTTATGTGGTTTTAAGACCAAATAATTTAGATGGCTCGGCTAGAGGAATTTTGGGGAAACGCGTTTCCTACACGGTTTCTTCTAATTATGCTTATACGTATTTCTTTTATGGTAGCAACCGATTGAATTTGGATGTAGAGACTCAAAACAATCGATTTGATGCAGGAACAACTTTCTCCAATGCAACGAATTACATTTTAGGTTGGGATTTTGATGGAACCAAAGCAGGTGCGACAAGGAGCCGAATAAGAAATGGTAGTGAAATTATTAGAACGGCTACAGAAACATCTTCTTCTATTCAGAACAGCAATCAACCGATGGCAATAGGTGCTCTAAATGTAGGTTATGGAACTTATTTAGGTGCAGATTATGCTGAGATAATTCAATACAATTATTATCATAATGAGATAGAAAATATCTTAGTTAACAACTATTTGTCTGCCAAATATAACATTCCATTGGCTACGAATGATCTTTACGATGAAGATGATGCCTTAAATGGAAATTATGATTTTGATGTGGCAGGAATAGGACAAACGGCTGGAGGGATTAATCATACAGAGGCACAAGGTGCGGGAATTGTACGAATATTAAATCCTAGCAATTTAGATAATAATGAATTTTTGATTTGGGGGCACAACAACCGAACGCAAGAGGCTGTCAATAGTAGCGATATACCTCCAACTGTACAGGCTAGATTTGATCGTGAATGGCGTGTTAGTGAGGTAAGTACCAATGGCACTGCTGTTGATGTTGGGGCAATAGATCTTCAGTTTGATTTGACTAGCCTTGGTCCGATCACTACTTCGGATTTAAGACTGTTGATTGATACAGACAATGATGGTACTTTTGCCGATGAAACACCAATTGCAGGAGCAACAGCTTTAGGGGCTGGTATTTATGAATTTGCTGGGGTAACAGCTATTGCGAATAATTTGAGATTTACAATTGGAACAACCAACAGAACGAGAACTGTTTTACCAATTGAACTATTAAGTTTTGAAGCTCAACCTCTTGAAAATAGCTATGTAGAGTTGAACTGGCAAACCACACAAGAAATCAACAACGATTACTTTACTGTTGAACGTTCTAAAGATGGGCATCAATGGGAAAAAGTAGTTGATGTCCAAGGAAGGGGAAAGGCTTCTATGACAACCAATTACTTTACTAAAGATTATTCTCCATACAAAGGAACTTCTTACTATCGTTTGAAGCAAACAGATTTTGATGAAAAAGCGTCGTATTCATCGGTTGTAGCGATCCGTATAGATGAGGTAGCAATGGTTAATATTTATCCCAATCCAACACAAGGTCTTGTTACAGTTACAGGAGAGGGAAGTGTACTCAACGATATTACAATTTTTAATGCAGCGGGGCAGGATGTTACTCAATTGGTAGCAATTCAAAAACAAGGCGAACGAAGAATTGAAATAGACATAACTAATCTAAGCGATGGTTTGTATTTTATAAAAACAGCCACAACAGTAGATAAAATTTATAAAAATAGCACCTTCTAA
- a CDS encoding pyridoxal-phosphate dependent enzyme, producing the protein MAKYYNNILETIGNTPLVKLNKIVKDVPCTVLAKVETTNPGNSVKDRMALKMIEDAEKRGDLKPGGTIIECTSGNTGMGIAIAAVVKGYKCIFTTSDKQSKEKIDLLRAVGAEVIVCPTNVAPDDPRSYYSIAERLNNEIPNSYWANQYDNLSNREAHYESTGPEIWEQTEGKITHFVVGVGTGGTISGVGKYLKEKNPNIKIWGIDTYGSVFKKYHETGVFDENEIYPYITEGIGEDILPKNVDFETIDLFEKVTDKDAAVATRDLARLEGIMVGNSAGAAIAGVNQLASQLKEDDLLVVLFHDHASRYIGKMFNDEWMRERGFLDDVMTVKDVIAQKENKTFFSIDAEQTVKEALKLMKENDISQMPVLKEGKIVGALNENDVLTCLLANPMENSDQQIEKIMVDPFPTVEETLPINKLNLYINKKSPAVIAVDKAGTSHIVTKYDIIQAMS; encoded by the coding sequence ATGGCTAAGTATTATAATAACATTCTGGAAACGATTGGAAATACACCTCTTGTTAAACTGAATAAAATTGTAAAAGACGTACCTTGTACGGTATTGGCTAAGGTAGAAACTACCAACCCAGGTAATTCTGTGAAAGATCGTATGGCTTTGAAAATGATTGAAGATGCTGAAAAGCGTGGCGACTTGAAGCCTGGTGGAACAATCATTGAGTGTACTTCAGGAAATACAGGAATGGGAATTGCTATTGCAGCAGTTGTAAAAGGGTATAAATGTATTTTTACAACTAGTGATAAGCAGTCAAAAGAAAAAATTGATTTGTTGCGTGCTGTAGGAGCAGAAGTAATCGTTTGTCCAACGAATGTAGCACCAGATGATCCTCGTTCTTATTATTCTATTGCAGAACGATTGAACAATGAAATTCCAAATTCTTATTGGGCAAATCAGTATGATAATTTATCGAATCGTGAAGCACATTATGAAAGTACAGGACCCGAAATTTGGGAACAAACAGAAGGAAAAATTACGCATTTTGTAGTTGGTGTTGGTACTGGAGGTACTATTTCTGGAGTAGGTAAATACCTAAAAGAAAAGAATCCAAATATCAAAATCTGGGGAATTGATACTTACGGTTCTGTATTTAAAAAGTATCATGAAACAGGGGTTTTTGATGAAAATGAAATCTATCCTTATATCACAGAGGGAATTGGTGAAGATATTTTGCCTAAAAATGTAGATTTTGAAACGATTGATCTATTTGAAAAAGTAACGGACAAAGATGCCGCTGTGGCAACCCGTGATTTGGCTCGTTTAGAAGGTATTATGGTTGGAAACTCTGCCGGAGCAGCAATTGCAGGAGTTAATCAGTTGGCGAGTCAACTAAAAGAGGATGACTTGTTGGTCGTACTATTTCACGATCATGCTAGTCGTTATATTGGAAAGATGTTTAATGATGAGTGGATGCGTGAGCGTGGTTTCTTGGATGATGTAATGACGGTAAAAGATGTTATTGCTCAAAAAGAGAATAAAACGTTCTTCTCGATTGATGCTGAACAAACAGTAAAAGAAGCGTTGAAACTGATGAAAGAAAATGACATCTCTCAAATGCCTGTGTTAAAAGAAGGAAAAATTGTAGGTGCTTTGAACGAAAATGATGTGTTGACTTGTTTGTTGGCAAATCCAATGGAAAACAGCGATCAGCAAATTGAAAAAATTATGGTTGATCCTTTCCCTACGGTTGAAGAAACGCTACCTATCAATAAGCTGAATTTGTATATCAATAAAAAATCTCCAGCAGTGATTGCTGTGGACAAAGCAGGAACAAGTCATATTGTTACTAAATATGACATTATTCAAGCAATGAGCTAA